In Desulfobulbus oralis, one DNA window encodes the following:
- a CDS encoding cation diffusion facilitator family transporter, which produces MTASQSRPTRYAWLSMATALLTIVLKTGAWMLTGSVGLLSDAVESIVNLAGAVFALVMLSYAARPADEGHPFGHDKAEYFSSGFEGMLIIFAAGAILYAAIDRLLHPGPVLGQIGVGLAVSAVASVLNFVTARILLHAGRVHESISLEADGRHLMTDVWTSAGVLVGVACVWLTGWMQLDALIAGLVGLNILYTGYSIVRRSFDGLMDSALPEEEMERIKKAMQPYEQEGIVFHALRTRRAAASRFVTVHMLFPGHWTVHCAHCQASKFENAVAELLPNTTVSTHLESLEDWRSYQELPEVERPALPGYREGLGKTCPGRAHCPPNAEEQQ; this is translated from the coding sequence ATGACCGCATCGCAAAGCCGCCCGACCCGCTACGCCTGGCTTTCCATGGCCACGGCGCTCCTGACCATTGTGCTGAAGACCGGGGCCTGGATGCTCACCGGCTCGGTGGGCCTGCTTTCGGACGCTGTGGAGTCTATCGTCAATCTGGCGGGCGCGGTTTTTGCGCTGGTCATGCTGAGCTATGCGGCACGGCCGGCAGACGAGGGCCACCCCTTTGGTCATGACAAGGCGGAGTATTTTTCGAGCGGTTTCGAGGGCATGCTGATCATCTTCGCTGCCGGCGCGATTCTCTATGCCGCAATCGACCGGCTGCTTCATCCGGGCCCTGTGCTGGGCCAGATAGGCGTGGGCCTGGCCGTCTCGGCCGTGGCCTCGGTGCTGAACTTCGTTACAGCCCGCATCCTGCTGCATGCCGGCAGGGTGCACGAATCCATCAGCCTGGAGGCGGATGGCCGGCATCTGATGACGGATGTCTGGACTTCGGCGGGCGTGCTTGTGGGCGTGGCCTGTGTATGGCTGACCGGCTGGATGCAACTGGACGCCTTGATTGCCGGGCTGGTGGGCCTCAATATCCTGTATACCGGCTACAGCATTGTGCGCCGCTCCTTTGACGGCCTGATGGATTCGGCTTTGCCGGAGGAAGAGATGGAACGCATCAAAAAGGCCATGCAGCCCTACGAGCAGGAGGGCATCGTTTTCCACGCCTTGCGAACCCGGCGCGCCGCAGCCTCCCGCTTCGTGACCGTGCACATGCTTTTTCCCGGCCACTGGACCGTGCACTGTGCCCATTGCCAGGCCAGCAAATTTGAAAACGCAGTGGCGGAACTCCTGCCCAATACCACAGTCAGCACCCATCTGGAGTCCCTGGAGGATTGGCGCTCCTATCAGGAACTGCCGGAAGTGGAGCGGCCGGCGCTGCCAGGGTACCGTGAAGGGCTGGGCAAAACATGTCCAGGACGGGCCCACTGTCCACCGAACGCGGAAGAACAACAGTGA
- a CDS encoding shikimate kinase, with translation MKQNILITGFMGAGKSSVARALAELTGLFAVDTDDLIESLLHCSIKSYFVSHGENAFRRLEQRLANWLASSVDHTIVATGGGFFQVQGLMELGQVCFLNADFDTICRHLHVCAGDQQTVMRPLFQNLEAAKKRFDERLPLYRQNAHHIITVGTQDSMDLARQIQDILRQNGLLAQ, from the coding sequence ATGAAACAAAATATCCTTATCACCGGCTTCATGGGTGCGGGCAAGAGCAGTGTTGCCCGGGCACTGGCCGAGTTGACCGGCCTCTTTGCCGTGGACACCGACGATCTGATCGAATCGCTGCTCCACTGCTCCATCAAAAGCTATTTTGTCAGCCATGGGGAAAACGCCTTTCGCCGGCTGGAGCAGCGGCTGGCCAACTGGCTCGCCTCTTCGGTCGATCATACTATTGTCGCTACCGGTGGGGGCTTTTTCCAGGTGCAGGGGCTCATGGAGCTGGGCCAGGTCTGCTTCCTGAACGCTGACTTCGACACCATCTGCCGGCACCTGCATGTCTGTGCCGGTGACCAGCAGACCGTGATGCGCCCGCTCTTCCAGAACCTTGAGGCCGCCAAAAAACGCTTTGACGAACGGCTGCCCCTGTACCGCCAGAATGCGCACCACATTATCACGGTTGGCACCCAGGACAGCATGGATCTTGCCCGGCAGATTCAGGATATTCTGCGGCAAAACGGCCTGTTGGCCCAGTGA
- the cobT gene encoding nicotinate-nucleotide--dimethylbenzimidazole phosphoribosyltransferase, which produces MPQISASSFLDRTFRAICPQDNEWRDRARARLSELTMPFWALGDLMDLAVDLAGITRSLHPPVARKRVVVMVGDHGVATEGVSQYPVEVTGQMLRNMVNGGAGINALASQAGAEITLVDVGAKEDFSDLVASGALIAKKIGHGTDNMLLGPAMSRTHAVMAVEAGIEIANQLADSTDLFATGEIGIGNTTPSSAVAAVITGRPVIELTGRGTGLDDAGLAHKVAVVEAALQKNRPDAKDGLDILAKVGGFELGAIAGLILGAAAKRKPVVVDGLISTAGALIAYKLEPFVRDFIVCGHGSAEPGHAPMCAFLGKKPLLQLGMRLGEGTGAALAFNLVEAAARVLTQMATFAEASVSTARKN; this is translated from the coding sequence ATGCCTCAAATCTCAGCTTCCAGCTTTCTGGACCGCACCTTTCGTGCAATCTGCCCGCAGGACAACGAATGGCGCGACCGGGCCAGAGCCCGCCTCTCGGAACTCACCATGCCCTTCTGGGCCCTGGGCGATCTGATGGATCTGGCTGTGGACCTCGCCGGCATCACCCGTTCGCTGCATCCGCCCGTGGCCCGAAAACGCGTGGTCGTCATGGTGGGCGACCACGGGGTTGCCACCGAGGGGGTGAGCCAGTATCCGGTCGAAGTGACGGGCCAGATGCTGCGCAATATGGTGAACGGCGGCGCGGGCATCAATGCTCTGGCCTCCCAGGCAGGTGCGGAGATTACGCTGGTGGATGTGGGCGCGAAGGAGGATTTTTCGGATCTGGTGGCCAGTGGCGCCCTTATTGCCAAAAAGATCGGTCACGGAACGGACAATATGCTGCTTGGCCCGGCCATGAGCCGCACGCACGCGGTCATGGCGGTGGAGGCGGGCATTGAAATTGCGAACCAGTTGGCCGATTCGACAGACCTGTTTGCCACCGGGGAAATCGGCATTGGCAACACCACGCCCAGCAGCGCCGTGGCGGCAGTCATTACGGGCCGCCCCGTGATCGAACTCACGGGCCGTGGCACCGGGCTGGACGATGCCGGTCTGGCGCACAAGGTGGCAGTCGTTGAGGCGGCGCTGCAGAAAAACCGGCCAGATGCCAAGGATGGTCTGGACATACTGGCCAAAGTCGGCGGCTTTGAACTGGGCGCAATCGCGGGGCTGATCCTGGGTGCAGCGGCCAAACGCAAGCCGGTGGTGGTGGACGGCTTGATTTCAACGGCCGGCGCGCTCATTGCCTACAAGCTGGAGCCCTTTGTGCGAGACTTTATCGTCTGTGGCCACGGAAGCGCCGAGCCGGGCCACGCCCCCATGTGCGCTTTCCTGGGCAAAAAACCGCTGCTGCAACTGGGGATGCGCCTGGGCGAGGGTACAGG